From the genome of Polyodon spathula isolate WHYD16114869_AA unplaced genomic scaffold, ASM1765450v1 scaffolds_1447, whole genome shotgun sequence:
ATAAAAGTTAAGGGTCGAAATAATATTTACTGCTGTTTAGAATTGTGTTGAGCTAGAACTGATGAGTTGTTGTCTTGTGTTCAGCAGAAACAAGGcagtactttaaataaatgaagtttgcaccttttttttttttttattgtggaggTATTGTCCTTTCTATCAAGTGTGAGATGGCCCACTCATATTATAACACTTGTGAAAGTTAAGTCTGTCCTGGAATGTAATCAGGTTGTCTGATCCATTGACAAAGCTTTTCTCGATGTGCGTGTTGAATCCATTATCTCTATACATCCCACATTTCCCGTTGTATTCAGAAAACTGCCGActgtttgcaaaaaaatgtatctgaaaaGGAAATAAGCATTTGTTAATAAGGTGTGCATATGTAGATGCAGCATACTTGGCATTCACATTTATAGTGGaagtcaacaacaaacaacacaaattAAGATTTATCATACAACACGTTGAAACAAACGGAATCGTCTTACAGGCATTTCGTGTACAGTTGGTTTTTTGCTTCCATATGTTTGATTTGTGGTCCTGTACAGTGGATGGGGTGGCTGTTCTCTGAAACAGATTTCAGTTTCAAAACGTTAGTATATTTTACAATAGGAGTGTCTCAGCATTGCGGTGTAGAACTAAATCAGCAATTACTTTAAACCCCGGTAATAGAACCCTGTATTTCTATGACGACACACAAAATAACGCTAGCAACTCGTTACTCTCATTACAGTTAAAACAAACCATCAATGAACTgggtcacaaacaaaaaaaaacttgcttgcaCGTAGACGCTGCAAGAATTGTCTCTGGTTAGCCTACCTGTATGCCTTAAACCAATCCGGGTGTTCAAATCTTCTGGGTAAATTGGGATTCACTTTGTAAAAATCGCTGGTAAGCGATTCTTTGTTCGCACCGGGATCTGTTGCCGATGCATTTTCTAAACTTTGTTCTGCCATTCTTTCTGGACCTAAAAACGAAACGCATTCAGCAATATTGTATTATGTAGCTAGTATTCTTcctcaaataaaacacaatcgaGTAGTCCTTAAATAGTGTGTCAATGTAACAAACATTCAGTTGCTAGGATACGCAAACTTGGTGACGTCTTTAGCACAGCCTTGACAGCAGTGTTATTTGAATTTTCAGGCGTTTCTAAAATTGAACtctgttgttaataataataataataataataataataataataataataataataataataataataagttgacCAGAAAGAAGAAATCCACCGATTTTGTTAATTCAAAGTATAGGTATTTATGAAAACCAGCAGGGGGCGTTGTGGTGCTGTAGTTAATTCTGTACgattttataaataaagtttgttgaAATTTCACTTTGACCTCCAGGAGAGACAG
Proteins encoded in this window:
- the cunh9orf116 gene encoding UPF0691 protein C9orf116 homolog; this encodes MAEQSLENASATDPGANKESLTSDFYKVNPNLPRRFEHPDWFKAYREQPPHPLYRTTNQTYGSKKPTVHEMPIHFFANSRQFSEYNGKCGMYRDNGFNTHIEKSFVNGSDNLITFQDRLNFHKCYNMSGPSHT